From one Nematostella vectensis chromosome 7, jaNemVect1.1, whole genome shotgun sequence genomic stretch:
- the LOC116618039 gene encoding myotubularin isoform X2, with protein sequence MITACMISRNRQYKGSFDKRKLKPFQGPLPSRLYSHPPLYPGEQIILQQDHVTCIDSFDSYAQGVLHLTTYRVLFTGVYARNYLDGLKEAYQVNAEDDAEELSRHGSQRQSFSATGKHMFVNGNNNIHDWSRQQRILRHVSNKARNGLRYTQSLKKRSCSTLEAVPGRVDECSARLQKFKPLIFSNLEQIEHQYSLELSVPCTCIYEIRKFSRKNIPKGNSIFMADGVELLCSNIQSHRFCLGLQDSYDADSLIKLLMYHTKPLFPRLFAFAYKTAILMPPSCNILDTTSAPNFYKFNDEFQRLGLLSLSKWRIPSHQCMPYPTQTLVPSTISDAELNTVAVFHKSSCFPTVCWQHPENGVALLRSSAVVNRRGLLEGRCEHDETMLTSICDCNENSNKAKLVVFTEQPKPTASGLQITGQLTPEQGETFYYPNCKFVYADSPPDFKAVRQSACKLQAFLASKGDDSKYLSQLEETEWLTQLSELLQTATQAAVAMDCDKSSVLFSYEDGCDRTAQVSSLVQVMLDPYYRTLDGFQVLIQKEWLSFGHKFADRILPPETNPESTEEHGPVFLQWLDCVWQLTQQYPFSFQFNEYLLKTIAESAYSSRFGTFLANSSRDREEEEIDERTASLWTWLNVVTMDDPDCFINPRYQKNASLKLFPRYHIACLKLWTSCYSSQFKQENLREAHKAGRVQEAKLEEQCKDLLAKHAKLLLRLAEKDSLDTSSRPAFCTASLQHQPANHLVLNFTLGSGDDDREEGSSPDGSLASVSSGYDSLTRYQRPLRRMTRSRSLDDMLDAHACSRSNRTTKRQSLKRKVGGSKFYTDKFLSDLQKEPRSRVTDLPISEKYSSLQDYLNSTGVDFDSESTVTVGATYCCGYMVKQGQVRKNWKKRWFVLDFTKKYLAYFETEKTQHPKGAISYQSILEVYEHRKTGRRKKCLFCLDTPNRTYTIESPNERSMQIWMACLTVPLSAIEVRPDR encoded by the exons ATGATAACTGCATGCATGATTTCAAGAAATCGTCAATACAAAGGGAGTTTtgataaaagaaaacttaAG CCTTTCCAGGGTCCCCTCCCTTCACGCTTGTACTCTCAtccccccctgtatccagGGGAGCAGATCATTCTTCAGCAAGACCATGTCACCTGCATCGACTCATTCGACAGCTATGCACAGGGTGTGCTTCACTTGACGACATACAGGGTGCTTTTCACTGGTGTATATGCCAGG aattatTTAGATGGTTTGAAAGAAGCCTATCAGGTAAATGCTGAAGATGATGCAGAAGAGTTATCAAGACATGGCTCTCAGCGGCAGTCCTTCTCAGCCACTGGGAAACACATGTTCGTTAATGGCAATAACAACATTCATGATTGGTCTAGACAACAAAG GATTCTGAGGCATGTATCTAATAAGGCCAGGAACGGCTTGAGATACACACAGTCGTTGAAAAAGCGCAGCTGCTCCACCCTTGAGGCGGTACCTGGGAGGGTGGACGAGTGCTCAGCAAGGTTACAGAAGTTCAAACCTCTTATCTTCTCCAACCTTGAGCAAATAG AGCATCAGTATTCTCTTGAGCTCTCTGTCCCATGCACATGCATCTATGAGATCAGGAAATTCTCCAGAAAGAACATCCCAAAGGGCAACAGTATCTTTATGGCCGATGGTGTTGAGCTACTTTGTAGTAACATACAGTCACACAGG TTTTGCCTTGGTCTTCAAGATTCCTACGACGCTGACAGTCTTATCAAGCTTCTCATGTATCACACAAAACCT TTATTCCCCAGACTTTTTGCATTTGCCTACAAGACTGCCATCTTGATGCCACCGTCCTGTAACATACTGGACACAACTTCTGCACCAAACTTCTACAAGTTCAATG ATGAGTTCCAAAGACTTGGGTTGTTATCATTGTCAAAGTGGAGAATACCAA gTCATCAGTGTATGCCGTACCCCACACAGACTCTGGTCCCCTCTACCATCAGTGATGCAGAACTCAACACTGTTGCCGTTTTCCACAA GAGTAGCTGCTTTCCCACTGTTTGCTGGCAACACCCAGAGAATGGTGTAGCACTGCTCAGATCCTCTGCAGTTGTCAACAGAag GGGCTTACTGGAAGGTCGATGCGAACACGATGAGACAATGCTAACCAGTATATGTGACTGTAACGAAAACAGCAACAAGGCCAAGCTTGTGGTGTTTACCGAACA GCCCAAGCCCACAGCCTCGGGACTACAGATCACAGGGCAGCTAACTCCAGAACAAGGAGAAA CATTCTATTACCCAAACTGCAAGTTTGTGTACGCGGATTCTCCTCCTGATTTTAAAGCTGTTCGTCAGAGCGCCTGTAAGCTACAAGCATTTCTGGCCTCGAAAGG AGATGACAGCAAGTACCTGTCCCAGCTTGAAGAGACTGAGTGGCTTACTCAGCTTAGCGAGCTACTTCAGACCGCTACCCAAGCCGCAGTTGCCATGGACTGTGACAAGTCATCCGTTCTGTTTAGTTACGAGGATGGTTGCGACAGAACAGCACAG GTTTCAAGCCTGGTACAAGTCATGCTCGACCCCTATTACCGTACACTCGATGGTTTCCAG gtgctGATACAAAAAGAATGGTTGTCGTTCGGCCACAAGTTTGCCGACCGTATCTTGCCGCCTGAGACTAATCCCGAGAGTACCGAGGAGCACGGCCCCGTCTTCCTGCAGTGGCTGGACTGTGTGTGGCAGCTCACTCAGCAGTACCCCTTCTCATTCCAGTTCAATGAATACTTGCTCAAG ACTATAGCAGAAAGTGCGTACTCGAGTCGCTTTGGTACATTTCTTGCAAACTCCTCAAGGGATCGTGAAGAG GAAGAGATCGATGAGCGCACCGCCTCGTTGTGGACGTGGTTGAACGTGGTGACCATGGATGACCCTGACTGTTTTATTAACCCGCGCTACCAGAAGAACGCTTCACTAAA GTTGTTTCCTCGATACCACATCGCGTGCCTGAAATTGTGGACTTCCTGTTACAGCTCACAGTTTAAGCAG GAGAATCTACGGGAGGCCCACAAGGCCGGCCGAGTGCAGGAGGCAAAGTTGGAAGAGCAGTGCAAG GACCTCCTGGCGAAGCATGCCAAGCTGCTCCTGCGACTTGCAGAGAAAGACTCCCTTGACACATCCTCCAGGCCCGCCTTCTGCACGGCCAGCCTCCAGCACCAGCCTGCCAACCATCTCGTGTTGAACTTCACCTTGGGTAGCGGAGACGATGACAGAGAGGAGGGCTCATCGCCGGACGGCTCCCTGGCGTCTGTTTCGTCCGGATATGACAGTTTAACGAG GTATCAGCGCCCCCTGCGCCGCATGACTCGCAGTAGATCTCTGGATGACATGCTTGACGCGCATGCGTGCTCTCGGAGTAACAGAACCACGAAAAGGCAGAGCTTGAAGAGGAAGGTCGGTGGTAGCAAGTTCTACACGGACAAGTTCTTAAGCGATCTGCAGAAAG AACCAAGAAGTCGCGTAACGGACCTACCGATATCTGAGAAGTACAGCAGCTTACAAGACTATCTCAACAGCACTG GTGTGGACTTTGACTCCGAGTCAACAGTGACCGTGGGGGCCACTTACTGTTGCGGATACATGGTCAAACAAGGAC AGGTCCGTAAAAACTGGAAGAAGCGATGGTTTGTGCTGGATTTTACCAAGAAATACCTGGCATACTTTGAAACGGAAAAG ACGCAGCACCCGAAAGGCGCCATCAGTTACCAGTCCATCTTGGAGGTCTATGAACACAGGAAGACCGGACGAAGAAAAAAGTGCTTATTCTGTCTGGATACCCCTAACCGTACATATACAATAGAGTCGCCGAACGAGAGGAGCATGCAGATCTGGATGGCGTGCCTGACGGTGCCGCTCAGCGCGATTGAAGTCAGACCAGACAGGTGA